From a single Verrucomicrobiota bacterium genomic region:
- a CDS encoding nitroreductase, with translation MSSEAKFDPWNVSADDFPHTGTCAEKLEFLLRYAVLAPSSHNSQPWLFRVHTNVVELYADRTRSLRVVDPDDRELIISCGAALGHLKVALRHFAYLGTVEILPDSEDRDLLARIRVGLKGEGSAGDNAMFHAVLKRRTNRQAFSDDPVPGDLIDALERCAAEEGAWFYALRSPETRYGLADLIAVADRRQWANKHFRRELAAWLRPPQSASHDGIPGFALSLTDLLSADGPVALRTFNLGEGQAAKDRDIAAHSPVLAVLGTDEDEPQDWLAAGQALARVLLRARAAEVWASFLNQPIELPVTRLQLPHIIGRPGFPQLILRLGYGSDVRPTPRRSVEEVLI, from the coding sequence ATGAGCAGCGAAGCGAAGTTCGATCCCTGGAACGTTTCGGCGGACGATTTCCCTCATACCGGCACCTGCGCGGAGAAATTGGAGTTTCTGTTGCGCTATGCCGTGCTCGCGCCGTCCAGCCACAATTCGCAGCCCTGGTTGTTTCGGGTCCACACCAACGTCGTGGAATTGTATGCGGACCGGACGCGCTCGCTGCGCGTGGTCGATCCCGATGATCGCGAGTTGATCATCAGTTGCGGCGCGGCGCTGGGGCACTTGAAGGTTGCGTTGCGGCATTTCGCTTACCTGGGAACGGTGGAGATTCTGCCGGATTCCGAAGACCGCGATTTGTTGGCGCGAATCCGCGTGGGACTGAAAGGCGAAGGCTCGGCTGGAGATAACGCGATGTTCCATGCGGTGTTGAAACGGCGGACCAATCGACAGGCGTTCAGCGACGATCCCGTGCCCGGTGATTTGATCGACGCCCTGGAGCGATGTGCGGCAGAGGAAGGCGCGTGGTTTTATGCGCTGCGATCCCCCGAAACCCGTTACGGACTGGCGGATCTGATCGCCGTCGCCGATCGGAGGCAGTGGGCCAACAAACACTTTCGACGGGAACTTGCCGCGTGGTTGCGCCCGCCGCAAAGCGCCAGCCATGACGGCATCCCGGGATTTGCGCTGAGTCTGACGGATCTTCTGTCCGCCGACGGCCCGGTGGCGTTGCGAACGTTCAACCTGGGGGAAGGGCAGGCCGCGAAGGACCGGGACATCGCCGCCCACTCGCCCGTGCTTGCCGTGCTGGGGACGGATGAGGACGAACCGCAGGACTGGCTTGCGGCAGGACAGGCTCTGGCGCGGGTCTTGTTGCGGGCGCGCGCCGCAGAAGTCTGGGCATCCTTTCTGAACCAACCGATTGAGTTACCTGTGACCCGGCTCCAGTTGCCGCACATTATTGGCCGGCCTGGCTTTCCCCAGTTGATCTTGCGGCTGGGTTACGGCTCTGACGTGAGGCCCACGCCTCGAAGGAGCGTGGAGGAAGTTCTGATTTGA
- a CDS encoding response regulator, giving the protein MKKILLIDDDPVFRSTLTRLLSGRGWSVIEAEDGEKGLKLAAEQLPAVVVCDLRMPGCNGFQVIRFIQGHRGGLASTKIIVTTANSYASDRQNALEAGASAVLVKPIIASELFKILDGMAQNEQTESSPEAQPSASSAQKTKIKFWGVRGSLPTPGPSTVHYGGNTSCIEVRADGQIIILDAGTGIRPLGMQLASEFKDKSLELTLLMTHTHWDHIQGFPFFAPAYDPKNVVRVLSYEGARRGLEATLSIQMESPYFPISMQQMPGNITIQELKGLSFKIGNVKVEAAFANHPGVCVGYRLFTSHGSLTYLPDNELFGRLKSQSAGTPVDSVADAQKFARNQDRKLLEFIKASDVTIMDSQYDDVEYARHVGWGHSCAYDSVALAVEAGVKNFFLFHHDPSHSDEKISEMLAKSREVAARLGGQTKVEAAREGFEIELGV; this is encoded by the coding sequence ATGAAGAAAATTCTGCTGATTGACGATGATCCGGTTTTTCGGAGCACGCTGACCCGTTTGCTGAGTGGCCGAGGCTGGAGTGTTATCGAGGCCGAAGACGGCGAGAAAGGTTTGAAGCTCGCCGCCGAACAATTGCCCGCCGTCGTCGTATGCGACTTGCGGATGCCTGGCTGCAATGGCTTTCAGGTGATTCGGTTTATCCAGGGACATCGCGGCGGGCTTGCCTCCACGAAAATCATCGTTACGACCGCCAATTCCTACGCGTCGGACCGCCAGAACGCCCTAGAAGCCGGCGCCAGCGCCGTCCTGGTCAAACCGATCATCGCGTCGGAACTGTTCAAGATTCTGGATGGCATGGCGCAAAATGAGCAAACCGAGTCCTCCCCGGAGGCCCAGCCGAGCGCTTCGAGCGCGCAGAAGACCAAAATCAAGTTCTGGGGAGTGCGCGGTTCCTTGCCAACGCCGGGGCCGAGCACGGTGCATTACGGGGGAAACACTTCCTGCATCGAAGTGCGCGCTGACGGCCAGATCATTATTCTGGACGCCGGCACCGGCATTCGCCCGCTGGGCATGCAACTCGCGTCGGAATTCAAGGACAAGTCCCTGGAATTGACGCTCCTCATGACGCACACGCACTGGGACCATATCCAGGGCTTCCCGTTCTTCGCCCCCGCTTATGACCCGAAAAACGTGGTCCGAGTTCTCTCGTATGAAGGCGCTCGCCGAGGATTGGAGGCGACGCTTTCCATCCAGATGGAAAGCCCTTATTTCCCGATCAGCATGCAGCAAATGCCGGGCAACATCACCATCCAGGAACTCAAGGGCCTCTCCTTCAAAATCGGGAATGTGAAAGTCGAAGCCGCCTTCGCCAATCATCCCGGCGTTTGCGTCGGCTACCGGCTGTTCACCAGCCACGGGTCCCTCACGTACCTGCCCGATAACGAACTGTTCGGGCGGTTGAAAAGCCAGTCTGCCGGCACGCCGGTCGACAGCGTCGCGGATGCGCAAAAATTCGCCCGAAACCAGGATCGGAAGCTTTTGGAATTCATCAAAGCGTCCGACGTCACGATCATGGATTCGCAATACGATGATGTGGAGTACGCGCGGCACGTTGGGTGGGGGCATAGTTGCGCTTACGATTCGGTGGCGCTCGCCGTCGAAGCCGGCGTAAAGAATTTTTTCCTGTTCCATCACGATCCCAGCCACAGCGACGAGAAAATCTCGGAAATGCTCGCCAAATCGCGCGAGGTCGCGGCCCGGCTCGGCGGCCAGACGAAGGTCGAAGCCGCGCGCGAAGGGTTCGAGATCGAGTTGGGTGTTTAG